Below is a genomic region from Sorghum bicolor cultivar BTx623 chromosome 9, Sorghum_bicolor_NCBIv3, whole genome shotgun sequence.
GAACCAAATAATGGAAAATGTAACAAAAGAACAAACTCTGAAACTGTACCATGTCTTGTATAGTCTTTCCACTAGCATTCCTACGAAGAGTCTTGTCATAAGCCGCACAAAACTTGTTCACTTCTTTCTGAATAGTCCCCCACCTGTGCATTATTGAATTCTCTGTCCTGGCAACGCTAGATTTCTTATGTTCATCAAAGTATGCACGAACTCGACTCCAAAATGTTGCTTGCCTTTGATTGGCCCCGTGAATTGGATCTTTGCTAACTTTACACCAAGCTACGCATATTATTTTGTCTTCCTCTTGATCAAATTTTTTAGACCTATGTGAAAGACCCTTCCTAGCAGTACGGGTAGCACCTACATCGGTTGCCTGCAATTCCACTACATCTTCTTGAGAATCATGAGGCATAGCATTACTATTAACTTGGCTCTGTGGAGTCACTGGAAAGGCAAAATCGTTTAAACCAGGAATATGCTCAGAATCAGATGTCAGTATGTTTGTGTAGAATCCGAGTCCATCCATTTGAACGAATCTGCAGCAAAGGTTAAAATAAAAGGAGTCGTCATAACTTATCATACAAAGAATATGTAATCATGTAAAACCCTAGGAACATGTCTACAGATGGAGCTGAATGTGCAAAACATGTGTATGGATGGACGATATGTGTGGTGAGCTACGACTTGACTCGTTGGATATATACAAATGAAGCATATCAACCATGCGCGCATTATTTTACATTAGCACAGCGCATGGAAGCACGAAATAAAATACGTACTCTCAGGTTGCATTGGCAGTGGCACACAGCTGGTACAAGGCACGCACGCAGCTTGAACAACCAAATATTGCACCACAAATCTTGCTGTGTGAATGTGTGATGGAGAAGTAAGCAAGTACTGGCCGGGTAGCTAGCATGCGTACACCgccaccggccggccggcaaaTCGATCGGTCTCGTTCACCAACAGGACACTGGCGGATATCATCGCCCTGCCGTGCGAGGCCGGCCATGCGCGCACGCAAACGATCGACGTGCGTGAGACACAGACAGCTGGTCGGCTCGCACAGGCGCGTCCTCTGCCGGGGACCGGTCCGGCCGTCGTCCGCCGGCGGGTCGCCGTCCGCCCGCCATGATCCGTTCGTTCCGATGCACCACCCAACACCGACTGAACAATGGGATCGAGCAGATCGCGATGCCCTCCGCTGCACCCTTGTTCGGCGAATGAACATCCGCCGtcgccctaaaccctaaacgacCTAGGAGCCGCGGCCATGCTCCGATCCACGCTCAGCTACTCTATATACGATGAATATGCATGATTACCTGGCCGGCGTTGATGAGGAAGGCTTCGTCGCGAGCGAAGCTGTCGAAGAGGACGCGCGAAGTTTCTGGCGGCGCGAAGCCAAACCGCGCGAAGGGAGGGATTTTGCATAGCCGGActcctttggcatatatgccaagtttccccctccaaatgcatagctatgtaaaatgcaaagtccaaatgcataacgattggaggggggttttttggagttttatgcattttggtaaatgccaagtccatttgcataatggttggagttgctcttatgaTATCATACCGAAGTCATTAGCACTGGATCCAACGAGCTCCATTTACTATAGTTTTATTGAACATGATCGCTCATACGTAATCAGATTTGCATCATTATCACTACCAAGATAGACGCCATACAATGAGATTGTGCATACAATACACAGGTTCCCTGGTAGATGAGCCAAGATGAGTCATGAGTGACTCGTGAAGGCAAGGCACCCATTGATGCAGCAAACCAGAATGCATTTTGCACAAATTTCAGGCGAGATATATGAATAAACAATCCTGAAACATAGTATAGCGACTATCATGTATGATGCCCAATTGCCCATGGAAAATCATACATGTAAACAAGAAACTAGAATGGACGATAGACACCTGACATTTCACAAAGCATTGCTCTCTACTAGATCTTCTTGATCACTGGCAACTGCGGACAACTGCATCAGCACATCATCAGGGCGAGACCTTGGGGCCATGACAAAAGAACGGACCTCCTTTTCCAGCTCAATCCAGCTCTTGCCAGTGTCCTTCCTCAAGCCCTTTTCTCTCATCCTTTTCAGGATCCTGGCTCTGTCATCCCATCTGCCCTCGGATGAGTAGATGTTTGAGAGCAAGACATAAGCGGCAGTGCAGTCGGGGTCCAGGAGGAGCAACTTCTCTGCTGCATATTTTCCAACTTCTGAGTCCTTATGGAAGCTGCAAGCTCCCATTAAGGCCTGCCAGAGAAGAGCGCTGTCCTTGAAAGGTCCATCTTCTATGAATGCTTTGGCATCATCCAGCTGGCTGGCTCGGCCAAGCATGTCAACCACACATGCATAATGCTCCACCTTCGGATGGATTCCATATTGTGATGACATGGAATTCAATATCTCCAGTCCCTTGCTGGCTGATCCAACATGGCTGCATCCATGGAGCAGTGACAAGAATGTGACATTAGTGGGCTTAACACCATCGGCTTTCATAGACTCAAACAATCCAAAAACCTCGGAACCATGACCATGTCGTGCAAAGGCCGCAATGATGGAATTCCATGTAACTGTATTCTTGCTCGGCGTTCCATCAAACACTTCGATAGACTCCTGTAGTTCACCGCATTTAGAATACATATTGATCAGACCATTGCAGACATAGGTGTTCCCTCCGAAGCATTTTTTTATGACCAGGGCGTGGATCTGCTTCCCAAGAGCAAATGGCGCAGAAGCACCGAAGGCCCCCAGAACTGCAGAAACCATGTTTGCATCAATGTCGATTCCTTTGCCGACCATCTCAGCAAACAATTCGAATGCCTTCTCCTCCAGTCCATTTTGAGCAAACCCAACAAGAATCACTGTCAAGAAAACTTCATCAGGATCCTGACAGGAGCGGAACACCCTCAACGCATCCTCCATTAACCCACATTTGGAGTACATATCCATGAGCTCACTCTCGACATGGAGATCAGTCTCGAACCCAGCCTTAACGACAAGCCCATGAATCTGCTGCCCTTCGCTGGCAGCAAGTGATCCGGCGCATGCTAACAAAGAGCTCGAGTACGAGGCCCTGTTAGCGTCCACCGCGTGCCTCATCTGCCGGAACAGAGACAGACTCTCCCTATATCGTTCTGCCCGAGCCATCCCGGAGACCATGGCCGTCCACGTGACGACGTTCCTGTCTGCCATGGCGTCGAACACCCGTTCCGCCGAGCCCGGGGAGCTGCACTCGAAGTAGGCGGTGATCAGCGCGTTCCCGACGGACACCTCAGCGTCGAGCCCGCACGACACCGCCAGCCCGTGCACCACGGGGAGCGACGCGGCGCCCGTGCCCCCACCCCCGTCAGCACGCGCGCATGCGGACAGGACGGTGGTGAGCGTGGCGTGGTCGCACGCGGCGGCGCCAGGCGCGGCGCGCAGCATCCGCCTGAGCAGCGCGAGCGCATCCGCGGCCGAGGCGGACGCGGCGAGGAGCGAGTTCCAGGACACGGAGTCCCGGAGGGGCATTTCGTCGAACGCCCTGGCGGCGTCCCCGCGGCGGCCGCAGCGGGCGTACATGGCGACGAGGGAGTTCCATACGGCGAGCACGTGGTGCAAGCTGGCACTACGGTGTGGGCAGAGGCGGAAGTGGGCGGGGTTCTTGGCGACGACGGCGTGCAGCGCGGTGCCGAGCCGGAGGTCCCCGGCGCGGCCGCAGCGGGCGAGGAGGCCGCTGAGGTGGGCGTAGTTGAGGAGCGGGGACCACGCATCTCTCATTCGGCGTCGGTCGATCGTTGCAGATCGACAACAACAAACTCACCTGACAGTATTTTACTCTTGTTGATTGAGGACggaatgaaaataaaataaaataggagATAGGCCTATGGGCCTTTTTTTTGGATTTGAGCCAGATAGTGCACCCTGGCCGGGGCTAGCCCAGACCAATCTCAAACGTCTGATATTGATGTCTCAATCTAGATGTGCTGCCTGATCTAAGAGTAACTGTAGCGGGCCTCTACTTAAATCTTCATAGCTAAATATAAGTATcaggacaaaaaaaaaacacagatTCAGCAGAGACTCTACTAGAGCTACCAAATCTTCTTCCTGTATTTGATTTTTGTTGGCCCAACAAACCAGCTCTCATCCATTGGTTTCCTCTCTACGTACGTACGGACCACGACTGTCCACCCAGAGTTCCTCCCGCTCGACCATGGAGTGTGAGCACAAGCCACCTGCCTCCGTCGTGACTATCCGGAGCTCATCCTGCGACCTTCTAGCGGCAAGGACGGCGTGAGCTCGGTGGCGTAGCAGCTAGAGCTTCGGTGGCCCATATATTATTTGATGATAATTAACTCTAGGGTCTATAATAAATGCTATATACAAATGGTTTAGTATTGCATTGGTTGTTGACCTtttgttaactcaacttaaatatgTAATTTGTAATAGCTCCTatgaagaagttgatgaaggaaaaaaaaaagggaccACACACGCGTGCACCGCCGCCAAGTCGTGGTGAGCGAGCGTCCGTGGCGATGCATGACGTGACGCACGTATGTGCATACGTTTTGCCTGATGGAAAatgaaagagagaaaaaattgATTGACTGTTTCATTTCTCGCCTATCTTTCCATCGTCGCTGAGATCAAGAGAGTAGATCTTCGGAACCTGATGCCTCGCATCGAGACACTGGTGTGCGggcaattaggtttttgggtAGCGTCTTTCGCAACTACTTgccttcgtcttcttcttcccaTCTTCTTTCTTGTGGACGCTCGCGGAATCGGATCGTCTTCTTCTTGGTGTATGCTCGCGGATCAGATTTTTGGAGAGCGTCTTCTGCGACTGCTCGCCTTCGTCTCCTTCCTCTCGTCTTCTTTCTGGTGGACGCTCGCGGAACCAGATCGTCTTTCTTCCTTGTGTATGCTCGCGGATCGGAACATCTTCTTCTTGTTGGACGTTCACGTGACTGCACtgctgaaaggatcaagatgcccaagagggggatgaattgggcttctctaaaaatttaagcaacctataagctccaattcaaccccttgtgcctagtgtgactagagagctaccggataaaagttttgcaacctagttccaatcctattctagcatgacaattctaagaatgtaaaacacaaagtaaatgctagaaagtaaaggagtagtggaagaaagtgttcggcgatgttttgccgagataTCGGAGAGTCGTCACTCTCCACTAATCCTCGttagagcacccgcgcaagggtcttgctccccccttggtctgcgcaaggaccaagtgctctctacgggctgattcttcgacactccgtcgtggtgaatcgcccaaaaccgctcacaagcttgacacgagtcacccacaagaactctgggcggtcttcgtgcctccaatcaccaccgaaccgtctaggtgatggcgatcaccaagagtaacaagcaaagaactctcacttgacccaaacaaggcactagagagtggtggatgcacacttgactcttggaattcaactagagaaggattctcacaagaaatctctcaaatctcaatcctctctaggctcttgctactctcttgctccacaacaagtttctcagatgttcaaatagGCAAGAGAGCTCCCAtgaacgaggtggaggagtataaatacaccccacgaagtccaaaggtcggccaaccgttttccactgaaaacgaggtcaccggacgctgttgacgttgcaccggacgctctgcaccgagcgtccggtgacacatcaacggctaactgtactgtctctgacaggtcaccggacgctactttccagcgtccggtgacaccgtTCGGTGCTCTGGGGagttttacaacctccctgagtttaagaccagacgctacccggtgcgtccggtgctcggggaaggtttacaacctccctgggtatgggaccggacgctacccggcaaGTCCgatgttagcgtccggtgcctaaccctaggcaccaagccctccaacggctaagtgacctcaccggacgcactcacagagcatccggtgccaacttaggcaccctaacctcgtcgaaacgcgaccgttccaaaacgaagttggttcctctcgatctgaggactatctctgagctgcctagtgctaggtttaccaagtgtgcaccacacctaaacctaaagccttgcctaagtcaagctactagatcaaagcccctcttaatagtacggtcaagggaaaacaaagtcctaaactactctaagtgcccttcttcaccatatggcacttagatctagtctagtcttgacgatgtccatccatcctttgaaaaccgaaacgatttccactattaagtaggcatgtatgtccctgttcatcgagtacctattaccatgacctcactaatgactttgcctctgcaaaacacacgttagtcatagtaatcaacattgttattaatcaccaaaatcattaggggcctagatgctctttcaactgCGAACCTCTTCCTACATCGACTGTGGTCCGCAAGCAGCccactatgtcgactagtgcgaatAGAGTCGCCGGTGCCTTCGGTACTGGTCCCTCCTCTAGGTATATCTCTAATTCGTTTTGTCTAATTTTTAGTATGTCTACAATTATATTTACAATGTTTATCACTAGCCAGAGTAGCGACAAAATTACACACGTACACATATTTAATACCACCTTGCTGATTATAATTTTTTAGATTAAATTGAACATTAAATTGCTTAATTTTCTAACAATCCTCGTTTAATCTGCATCGAATTCACGACAAGCTGACAACCAAGGCAGCATGTCCAGTGCACGTGCGGGTGCCAGCAGCTGGTTCGTATACACGTCGGCAGGAAGCCAGGAACACGTCAGATATGATGAATTGTCTATCATCTAAACGTTTAATTCGAACCCATCAACTTAGGCATATTTGCCATCACTTTTGAAGATTCCATCTTTACTATAGAAAACAAATTTCTTCAATGCAGTAGGTGTGAATTAAGTTCAGATTAATTATAGTCTCGATCAGGCATCAAAACCATTAGAATCCATATGAAAACAAAGTAGTTACAAGTAATCATAGTTGTGAAGGATCATCCAGATTTAATTTGACGATTCCCGAGCATATTTTCCTCCGTTTCAAAATAGATATCATTATCATTTCCTTAGaagatatttttttttaattttggccagttatatattaaaaaatattaatatttataatacatagttAGTACTATTAGATAGACcgttgaatatatttttataataaatttgtttggagatataaatgttgTATACATTTTTTATAAAActagtcaaagttaaaaaaaatttgatcaacatgaatattatatattttagaACAAAGGAAGTAGCATAGTAGCAATGAAAGATGGAATGAGCTGAAGGCTTCTTCCAAGTCATCCTGGGCATTCGGTACTTCGGTTCGGTTCGGTACTTCGGTTTTCATAGAAATTTGGTTCCTCGAAAAATAGGTAGCGATCGGTTCCTTCCAAAAATCGGTACCGAAGAAATTCGGTTTCGGTATTTTCAGTTCGGTTTCGGTATTTACCGAAAAGTACCGAATTGATCACATAAACATATAATAGTAAGTTCAAAAGctaattttgacataatttggaAATAATTCTTAAAGAATATTAGTGtcaaatacatacatatataagtCTACAAAATTATGTGAGTAAAGTACCACATGTATAAAATATAATAGACTAAAATAGTGCTATTAATAATATAACTACACTCAAACTCAGCATATTTCGGTAAATTCGGTAAATTCGGTTCCCCGAGGTACAGTACCGAATTTACCTCGGTAAATTCGGTTCCTGAAAATTAGGAACCGAACAAGGTACCGAAAATTTCGGTTTCGGTACTTTCGGTTCGGTTCTCGGTTCTCGGTATTTTGTGCCCAGCCTGACTTCCAAGAGGGCACTTGCTCCATGTGTGGATCTTTTTAGAGCATTCTCAATCAGGGGCGGAGCTACATGGAGCACCGTGGATGTGACCACATCCacagaaaaataaaaaacagtGATAAATATCATTTTTTCACAATATTTACACCCACAATTCATAAATTCttgcacccaaaaaccaaacgcACAACCTCAAATTTGTTCTAGCTCCACCACATCTCAATGCAGAAAtcatcatagtttctatatacaTTAATTATACTACCACCTAAGTGTTTTGCTGATGTAGCAAGGTAGAAATCTACACAAAAAGCAAGACATGAAGGAATGTGATTAATAGTGATGAAGATAGAGTGTACGTGATTGTATAATAAAATGTAGAAACTATCATTATGATTTTTATATATAATGTCTATCAAAATTATTTGGGACTGTTCTTTGACGCGCCGTTCACATAGCCAATATCACTCATAAAAGAAGAAGTAGACCACATCTGGTTCATTAGGGGGCTAAggttttgtttagtttctaCCTAAAAACTTTACACCCTATTTcatcgaatatttggatatatacataaaatattaaatatagataaaaataactaatcacATAGTTTGAATGTATTTtgctagacgaatcttttaagtctaattagtctataattagacactaattgctacagtaacccatgcGTTAATGACGGATtcgttaggcttaataaattcgtctagTAGTTTACATATAGAttctgtaatttattttttattagtctacatttaatactttaCGCAAAAAAACTTTATATTTTAGAAatgtttagttctaatttttttttgcagatgAATACTGTagaattttcgtttgtatttaacaaatactgtccaattatggactaagttAAAgaaattcatctcgtaaattacaggcaaaactgtgcaactagttatttttatctatatttaatgcttcatacatgtgctgaaagattcgatgtgacgaaaaacctaatttttttaaaattttacaaTGTTTTTTAATGTAAAGAAggcctaagagcatctctaggAGTGCTACCTAAATCTACTCAACCATTTTAATACTACCTAAATTTTGCTCTCAACTCCAGTAGTACTACCTAAAACTAGCTACCCATTTTTGTCTTAGTAGAGGATGACTTCTAGGTCCCACAATCAGAGCATTAATGGGAGAGAGATGCGTGTGGGTGGGAGAGAAGATTTGGGTAGTGTCTTTGACCCAAGAGGAATGGGTAGTGGAGAGAGGGATTTAGGTAGCCAACAAATCTGTTGGGTGGAATAGGTAGTCTGCTGGAGTGGATTTTTAGCCCTCCACTACTCAGATTGGAGATAGGTAGTCCATTTAGTTAGtttgctggagatgctctaaacaaAGGCCCAAGCACCCGAAGCGAGAACTAAAGTTGAGCATGCAGCCCGCGGGCCAAAGGCACGACCCAAAGCACGGTCATTTGGCCCGGCCCGAGCACGGTACGACCTGACCCTAACTGGGCCTGGGTCGGCCCAAAGCACGTTgcgggccgtgcttgggccgaccCCTCGGCCCGCtgggcggcacggcacggcacgcttTTAACAGTAGGCACGGTGTCGGCACGGTATCAGGAAATTTGTGAAAGTTGAAGTATCAGgttctatgacttgtgaaacttgTGACTTTTGGCAAGTAAAATATGATCTAAGAGTATATTGTGTTATGTGAATTGTGAAGTATTAATGCATGTGACTTGAATGTAATGTATTTATGCTTTGTTAAATTCTATATTAAATTTGATGTTTTTCATATATTGGACCATGGGCCGGCCCGAAGCACTATTGGGCCTCGTGCCTTTCGGACCGGCCCGGCACGAAAATCGGCCCACGGGCCGTGTCTAGGCCGTCAGGCAGACACGATGGCCTGTGGAGGCACGGCCCGGTGGCACGCGGGCCATACGGGCCCGTGCCTAGCACGGCACGGGACCGTGCCGGCCCGGCCCGTTGCTCATCTTTAGCGAGAACACAGGAGTGGGCCCCACTGCTGGAGGGGAAGccgttctctctctctctccgttGCGAGCAATCGTCCGTCTGCCTGCTGTTCTTCGGGTTTATATACGCGCACTCCACCCAACTCACGCGCCGCGCATTCCATTTCTCTGCACAACCGCTTCCACTCCCTGACGATCGAGGAATCCAATGGTGCAAGCGGGGAGGCCGCCGGCGTGGCGCCCACCGAACCCTAGCCTAGCCGGCACCTCCCGGCCGGCGCCGCCCCCGACGACGCCGGCCGCTCGCCGCCCCGACACGAGGGCCGCACAGGTGATCGGCTCTTCCCCCACCACGCGTGAGGGCGCCGCTTTTCCCCCCAAATCTTCCTGGCGATCGCGGTTGCTCTCTCTATTATGGGGGTTTTGTTGGGGTCTCGGAGCGAAATGGGTTTTCTTGAGATGTTTTCGGGGTTTCCTGTGCTCCGAGCGGGTTTTGTGGCGCCTGCTAtgaggatttttttttgtttttttttagaaaaaagaagAAGCAGAGCATCTTCCTGTTGTTTGTCATGGCCTCGGCCAATACTTTGCGAAGTATCGCTTGGCTTTATTATGTGACGTTGTGTGTAGTGTGTACTAGTGTACTACTAATAGCTAGCAAGTGGAGTGGGGTTTTCCTGCGAGTGCCTCGCCAAGTTTCTGTTGGGTTCTTGATCTTTTTTTATTTCTACTTTCTGTGTTTTGTTTTCGTTGCTGTGAAATTTACTGATGCGAGATAATTTGTTCCATTAGGTAGACAGCGTCTCTGCTGGTGTGATTCTGTTCTCACTTTATGTTATGATTTCGCACACTATTGTCTTGATTGATGATGAGGCGGCCTACCTGCAGAGTGCCTCTGCCTGACTCGTTCTCTCCTTCATATGATTTTTAGCATGTACTTAACTGATGAAACTAAATAAATGTTGTGCTACTTTCACCTCGTAAAATTAGATCTGACTTGGTTACACAGATGTTTGGTGTCAATCTTTGTGTTATCTTCTATCATGCTTTGGAACACATACACCCTAACCTGTATTTGAGATGACCTTTCATTTGCTTCGCTCTACTACTCAGGACACACCTTGTGCAGCCTGTGGTGATGGTTCAGGAAATTTTACCCGTTGTCAGTGCAAGCAGTGCCCAAGGTATTCGTAGGTCCCTTTCTTGTTACTGAATTTCGTGCTTGTATTCTGCACAAGCGATTTAATTATTTCATTGGTGCTTGTTTGCGGTTTGATTGCCAAATTTCTCGTAGATATCCTGTTGATCAGTTGTGATTtgtgtttatgcttatatataagtGCAAAGATGACTATTATATGGTTTTCTGAATGTCTTTGCCATTTTCTTATATGGTTTTCTGAATGTCTTTGCCATTTTATTTTGGTGCGGAAGTCTGAAATGATTTGTGGATGTAGCTCTAAAACTCTACATGTAGCTGATTCCTTCTTATTTTGGAAGATAGAATATTGACATGTGAAATTTTAGCTTCCGGCTTTTATACTTCCTATATTTCTCCAAAAGTAGAGGAATCGTAGCCATGTGCACATCTTTCTTCTATTTAGGCTCTAGGCAGATCATTCAAATAATTCTGTGGCCTGAATTATgttaaatttttcatgcatttCTTGTACATTGGcagatcttgaattttttttatcgTATTTATAGCTGTATCTATATGACAatggtgattttttttttctgttttggttcaTTCCAGACAGAAAGAAATTCATCACACTAATGAGTCAACTTCCAGAGTCAAGGGAATTCTAAGACCAGACTCTTCTGATAAGCTGAAGACTCTTAGATATTCTGGCGGTACATATTCAAAACCCAAACCACGAGTGAAGCCAATGCCTGCAGAAGCCATTACTTATGTACAATATCGGAAACCATATGGTAGAACTGTTGGCTCAGCTGGGTCACAAAAAAGACAATGCAGGCGAAGTGTAACACCACCGCCAAGTTCACGTAAAGTATCTCTTGTGGGATCGGCACCACTCACTCAAAATCCTATGCCATCTGGTTCATCCAAGAACTCGTGTTTATTATCTCCTAAAAGACTTGGGCAAACTGAAAATGGACACCAATCTGCTGGGGAGCATATAAGTAGTTCTGTCACTCCCCGAATGGCATCTCTGAAGAACCCTGCATCACCAAATTGCAAATCTTCACAACCTTCCAGTGCAAATTTGAATACTGACGCTACTCCTAGAAATATTGACAGCATGGACAGTGTAAATGCACTTGCTGGGAGTTATGGTTCAAGTATTTTTCATTCTCAAGACCAGAGTAGTCGAAAACTGCCTGCTAGTTTACCAAAAGAGGCAGTTGTAAATCCTGTGTCTCCTAGTCCCAAGCAAGTGCGTGTTCCACATCCAAGTAAGGTTCCTCTTGATACAAAGGCAGGACCTTCTTCTAAGAGTGTAGGCACACCTGATAGTGGAAGCATAAAGTTAACTGCAAGTACTGCAGGTCCTGTCTTGCAAGCATCAAGTGTGGAGCCTGCTTTGTTAAACCCAACATCTGTGCTTAGTCAAAAGCCCATGGAGGTGTATCCGGATACAAGAGCTGCAGCTCCAATCAGGCAAGAACCAAGTGTGAAGCCTGTATTGCTGACCCCAATACCTGTTCACAGTGAAACTTCCACCGATGTATATTGTAATAGTAGATCAAGACCTAATCCCAGCACAAATTTGTTGAACAAAAAAAGCAACCTGGCCACGCTGCAGCACAAAGACATTTCTCCAATGCATAGGCCACAGTCTATGGCTTCTACAGAGCATACTGCTGTGTCAAAAGAAAGAAACATGGTGGAGAAAAACATTTCTCCGACGCACAGCCTGCAGTCCATGACTCATGCACAACTTACTTCACTACCAAAAGAGATTTCAGCGGGCTCAACTAATTGTCACAGATCTTCAGGTATACTGATCCTAATATATTATTTGAGCATAACTCTTGTGAAGATATGGACTCTCACCTATAGTTTTCACTTGCACATTTGAACGTGCTATATTGTTGAGGTTCATttcatccttttttttttgtagaaTACGCAGGAGAGCACAAGAAGCATTATCAATCAGAGGCCCGTTGGATGTAAGGAATTGGCTTATTGTGCATTTCTTTCTTGCTTTGTGTATGCATATATGTATGGGGAGCCACAATTATTCTATGGATGGTTATACATGTTTGATCTGTCCTTTCACCTGAGATAGGCAAATTTCGTTTCTCTAGTGCACTGTTACTTGTTGCAGTCCCTGAGTATATCTTGCAGCCAGACAGTCATTCAGTAATAATATTTAACCTACAGACAATTTGATATTCCAATGGCATAAACTCCTATACTTTTTAATATAAGAACATTACACTGACTGAGTGAGGGTAACGCGTGACTGTATATTATAGTATTACTGAGCTGTTTGGGGCTATCAAATGATTTTTCAGTGATTGTTTGGAGCTATCTCATGACTGTAACAGGTGGAGAAGCTAATTCCTAGGACAACAGTTGTGTACATCATGCTTCCTTCGGTTCAAAATAGATGTTGTTTAGGCTTTTTTGCTATTTTCAAAGTACATATGGCTCTACAACTTCAATGTAACTTTAGTATACTTTTTCCTACTTTGCTCCTCCTTTATTTCATCATTAACTAACTACTTTTC
It encodes:
- the LOC8069489 gene encoding pentatricopeptide repeat-containing protein At3g05340, encoding MRDAWSPLLNYAHLSGLLARCGRAGDLRLGTALHAVVAKNPAHFRLCPHRSASLHHVLAVWNSLVAMYARCGRRGDAARAFDEMPLRDSVSWNSLLAASASAADALALLRRMLRAAPGAAACDHATLTTVLSACARADGGGGTGAASLPVVHGLAVSCGLDAEVSVGNALITAYFECSSPGSAERVFDAMADRNVVTWTAMVSGMARAERYRESLSLFRQMRHAVDANRASYSSSLLACAGSLAASEGQQIHGLVVKAGFETDLHVESELMDMYSKCGLMEDALRVFRSCQDPDEVFLTVILVGFAQNGLEEKAFELFAEMVGKGIDIDANMVSAVLGAFGASAPFALGKQIHALVIKKCFGGNTYVCNGLINMYSKCGELQESIEVFDGTPSKNTVTWNSIIAAFARHGHGSEVFGLFESMKADGVKPTNVTFLSLLHGCSHVGSASKGLEILNSMSSQYGIHPKVEHYACVVDMLGRASQLDDAKAFIEDGPFKDSALLWQALMGACSFHKDSEVGKYAAEKLLLLDPDCTAAYVLLSNIYSSEGRWDDRARILKRMREKGLRKDTGKSWIELEKEVRSFVMAPRSRPDDVLMQLSAVASDQEDLVESNAL